One window of Salegentibacter sp. Hel_I_6 genomic DNA carries:
- a CDS encoding TonB-dependent receptor → MEKKLLALLCLISVESLFSQENQFKILNANTAEAVENVSVSTASVVIAVSNESGVFRINTEDLPGRFKLSALGYEPLEINLEAGNEVQEIYIYPSSEDLSEVIVRSTMIPKNLREVPAAVNLITQTDFNRTDATNVLETFNNVPGIFVNQGALNTNKINIRGIGARSQYSTNRIQAYFDGIPLTTAEGELTLDDFDQESLDRIEVIKGPTSSIYGAGLGGSINLYSKGLGREEAKAGFTSQFGSFNTQKQVFQASNTTRNSSLYATFTNLSSDGYRDNGNYDRKSALVNGTLKTSENGSLSYLANFTRLKAFIPSSINEDDFLNNPETAAFTWGQSQGYESYDRGMLGGSYTHLLFDNFTNTTSIFLSFRDAYEPRPFDILKEERVSAGVRTKFNLDTRILELPSEISFGAEYYNEWYETGTFENLYEDFPGEGSVLGERESNNEQDRNYANFFAQINLEFTEKWNLEAGFNVNSTNYSLTDLYTQDEVNQTGDYGFDAVFSPRIGTSYEVGEGKNIYASISHGFSTPTVAETLTPEGQINTSLEPETGINYEAGFKGNWLQNKLYTEISVFSIQIDNLLVAQRVAEDQYVGVNAGKTNHNGIEFLTNYRFLVNPGISIKPYINGAINFFEFDEFINNDQDFSGNELPGVPKYTMNLGVDVQSDSGFEFYGNFRNVGEIPLDDANSGYTDQYSLVNLKAGYTFNVFQDLNFNIYGGINNALDEHYAASVLTNAVGFGGASPRYYYPGNPRNYFGGIQLNYIF, encoded by the coding sequence TTGGAAAAAAAATTATTGGCATTACTATGCCTAATTAGTGTTGAAAGCCTGTTTTCTCAGGAAAATCAATTTAAAATCTTAAATGCAAATACTGCCGAAGCCGTTGAAAATGTTAGTGTTTCAACGGCTTCCGTAGTGATTGCTGTTTCAAATGAGTCGGGGGTATTTAGAATAAATACCGAAGATTTACCGGGCCGTTTTAAACTCTCCGCTTTAGGTTATGAACCTTTAGAAATTAACCTTGAGGCAGGGAATGAAGTACAGGAAATTTATATCTATCCATCTTCTGAAGATCTTTCTGAAGTGATAGTGCGCAGTACTATGATCCCTAAAAATTTAAGGGAAGTACCTGCGGCGGTAAATCTAATCACTCAAACCGATTTTAACCGAACCGATGCAACGAACGTTCTCGAAACCTTCAATAATGTTCCTGGAATCTTTGTGAACCAGGGCGCCCTAAATACTAATAAAATAAATATTAGAGGTATTGGTGCGCGTTCGCAATACAGTACAAACCGAATCCAGGCTTATTTTGACGGGATTCCCTTAACCACTGCCGAGGGTGAGCTTACCCTGGATGATTTTGATCAGGAATCACTAGATAGAATTGAAGTGATTAAAGGACCAACTTCCAGTATTTACGGTGCCGGTTTAGGAGGATCTATTAATTTATATTCTAAAGGTTTAGGCAGGGAAGAAGCTAAGGCCGGGTTTACCTCGCAATTTGGAAGTTTTAATACTCAAAAACAGGTTTTTCAGGCTTCTAACACGACTAGAAATTCTTCACTTTACGCAACTTTCACAAACCTTAGCAGTGATGGTTATCGGGATAACGGGAATTATGATCGAAAATCGGCTTTGGTAAACGGAACATTAAAAACCAGTGAGAATGGCAGCCTGTCTTATTTAGCCAATTTTACACGCCTAAAAGCTTTTATTCCAAGTTCTATTAACGAAGATGATTTTTTAAATAATCCTGAAACGGCTGCTTTTACCTGGGGGCAATCCCAGGGCTATGAATCTTATGACCGCGGTATGCTTGGCGGATCTTACACGCATTTGCTTTTTGATAATTTCACAAACACAACCAGCATTTTTCTAAGCTTTAGAGATGCTTACGAACCAAGACCTTTTGATATTTTGAAGGAAGAACGGGTTTCAGCCGGAGTGCGTACAAAGTTTAATTTGGATACACGGATTTTGGAATTGCCTTCAGAAATTAGTTTTGGTGCCGAATATTATAACGAGTGGTACGAAACAGGAACTTTCGAAAATTTATACGAAGATTTTCCCGGAGAAGGAAGTGTGTTGGGGGAGCGTGAAAGCAATAATGAGCAGGATCGTAATTATGCCAATTTCTTCGCGCAAATTAATCTTGAATTTACCGAGAAATGGAACCTGGAAGCCGGTTTTAATGTGAATAGCACCAACTATAGTTTAACCGATCTATATACGCAGGATGAGGTAAATCAAACCGGGGATTATGGTTTTGATGCCGTTTTTTCGCCAAGAATAGGGACTAGTTATGAAGTTGGCGAGGGCAAGAATATCTATGCTTCTATAAGTCACGGATTTTCAACTCCCACAGTTGCTGAAACTTTAACGCCGGAAGGCCAGATAAACACCAGTTTGGAACCTGAAACCGGAATTAACTATGAAGCCGGATTTAAAGGAAATTGGCTTCAAAATAAATTGTATACCGAAATTTCTGTCTTTTCCATTCAAATAGATAATTTGTTAGTCGCGCAGCGGGTCGCAGAAGATCAATATGTTGGAGTTAATGCGGGGAAAACAAATCATAATGGAATTGAATTCCTTACAAATTATCGATTTTTAGTAAACCCTGGAATTTCTATCAAGCCTTATATTAACGGAGCCATAAACTTTTTTGAATTCGATGAATTTATTAATAATGACCAAGATTTTTCGGGAAATGAGCTTCCGGGAGTTCCTAAATATACCATGAATCTTGGAGTAGATGTTCAAAGCGATTCAGGTTTTGAATTCTACGGAAACTTTAGAAACGTGGGAGAAATTCCGCTCGATGATGCAAATTCAGGGTATACAGATCAGTATAGCCTGGTGAATTTAAAAGCAGGTTACACTTTTAATGTATTTCAGGATTTAAATTTCAATATTTATGGAGGAATTAACAACGCGCTGGATGAGCATTATGCCGCGAGTGTACTCACTAACGCCGTAGGTTTTGGTGGCGCTTCACCACGCTATTATTACCCCGGAAATCCCAGAAACTATTTTGGAGGTATCCAGCTGAATTATATTTTTTAA
- a CDS encoding sorbosone dehydrogenase family protein, with translation MRKFTIILGLGLVLCPAVETEAQVNEDLSEEKKEELSKRPADIVETEIGELRLVAPFSSESVTKESKVIGWGNEKPEAPAGFKVTKFAENLKHPRRTYIAPNEDIFVVESNTKNSADRITLIRDENGDGTPDYQEAFLENLNQPYGMLVLDNYFYVANTDGLYRYPYTEGDTKIEAEGEKILSLPAGGYNNHWTRNLIANEDGSKIYVSVGSASNVGEYGMEKEERRAAILEINPDGSGEKIFAAGLRNPVGMDWNPVTGELWTAVNERDKIGNNLVPDYITSVKEDGWYGWPYSYYGQIQDPRWAEDPHTDLVEKAIMPDVPVGPHTASLGLAFYTKDKFPDKYKNGAFVGQHGSWNRAVFSGYKILFVPFNENGKPGQPEDFLTGFIADETKSTVHGRPVGVTVTPDGALLVNDDDSNVIWKVSAE, from the coding sequence ATGAGAAAGTTTACGATAATCCTGGGATTGGGATTGGTTTTATGCCCTGCAGTAGAAACTGAAGCCCAGGTTAATGAAGATTTAAGTGAAGAGAAGAAAGAAGAATTATCTAAACGTCCTGCAGATATTGTAGAGACTGAAATTGGCGAATTAAGATTGGTGGCGCCTTTTTCTTCTGAATCGGTTACTAAAGAGAGTAAAGTGATAGGCTGGGGAAATGAAAAGCCAGAAGCGCCTGCTGGGTTTAAAGTAACTAAATTTGCTGAAAACCTAAAACACCCTCGCAGAACTTATATTGCACCAAATGAAGATATTTTTGTGGTGGAATCGAATACTAAAAACAGTGCAGATAGGATTACTTTAATTCGTGATGAAAACGGAGATGGTACTCCAGATTACCAGGAAGCTTTTTTAGAAAATTTGAATCAACCCTACGGAATGTTGGTTCTAGATAATTATTTCTATGTTGCTAATACCGACGGGCTTTACCGTTATCCTTATACTGAAGGCGATACAAAAATTGAAGCCGAAGGAGAAAAAATTCTTAGTTTACCCGCCGGTGGTTATAATAATCACTGGACCAGGAATTTAATTGCTAACGAAGATGGAAGTAAAATCTATGTTTCTGTAGGTTCTGCCAGTAATGTTGGGGAGTATGGAATGGAGAAAGAGGAGAGACGTGCTGCAATCCTGGAAATTAATCCAGATGGAAGTGGAGAAAAAATTTTTGCTGCAGGTTTAAGAAATCCGGTTGGAATGGATTGGAATCCTGTTACCGGTGAACTTTGGACCGCCGTGAACGAGCGTGATAAAATTGGAAATAATTTGGTGCCAGATTATATAACCAGTGTTAAGGAAGATGGTTGGTATGGCTGGCCTTATTCTTATTACGGGCAAATTCAGGACCCGCGTTGGGCTGAGGATCCACATACCGATTTAGTTGAAAAAGCAATAATGCCAGATGTACCGGTAGGGCCACACACCGCTTCTTTAGGTCTTGCTTTTTACACTAAAGATAAATTTCCTGATAAATATAAAAATGGCGCTTTTGTAGGTCAACATGGTTCGTGGAATAGAGCGGTTTTCTCAGGTTATAAAATTCTTTTTGTGCCTTTTAATGAAAACGGAAAACCCGGACAGCCAGAAGATTTTCTTACTGGATTTATTGCCGATGAAACTAAAAGCACAGTACACGGAAGACCCGTTGGCGTAACCGTAACTCCAGACGGCGCTCTATTAGTAAATGATGATGATTCAAATGTAATCTGGAAAGTTTCAGCTGAATAA
- a CDS encoding M14 family metallopeptidase, translating to MKKYLILSLGLLSLISCDLEKYQLTSSYDLETRFEKTGGKETGTYEEVIDFYTQLAKSSDKISLEEFGETDSGKPLHLVVYSPSEDFDFEGLRGENSIILINNGIHPGESDGIDATMMLFRDLAGDSIAAPKNTVLATIPIYNIGGALNRNSTSRTNQNGPAEYGFRGNARNYDLNRDFIKADTRNTRSFYEIFHHVRPDIFIDNHVSNGADYQYTLTHLFTQHNKLGGELGTYLDEQIMPALEDSLAKKNWDITPYVNVFNEVPENGFSQFNDYPRYSTGYTTLWNTIGMMVETHMLKPYPKRVKGTYELMRSMIGIAENDRERIKDIRNRASRKYLTDRWYPINFKPDMENPSEREFKGYEGEMIASEVTGNERLKYDGNKHFTKQVDYYNNFIAQDTIEIPRAYIVPQGWWQLTDLLKLNNIKLEPLPRDTTLYVETYKIEDFKTRNQAYEGHYMHSETKISKSMDSVKFRKGDFVVKTFQDGARYLIETLEPQAPDSFFNWNFFDTVLQQKEGFSPYVFEDVAKKMLDEDPELKERFEEKKRNDAEFSNSSYNQLSWLHKQSQHYEAAHLRYPIFRMPR from the coding sequence ATGAAAAAATATCTCATATTGAGTTTGGGGCTACTTTCGCTGATTTCCTGCGATTTAGAAAAATATCAACTGACTTCTAGTTATGATTTAGAAACCCGTTTTGAAAAAACGGGGGGTAAAGAAACTGGTACTTATGAAGAAGTCATTGATTTTTATACGCAACTTGCAAAAAGTTCAGATAAAATAAGTCTGGAGGAATTTGGTGAAACAGATAGTGGTAAACCTCTTCACCTTGTAGTTTATAGCCCTTCTGAGGATTTCGATTTTGAAGGTCTAAGAGGAGAAAATAGTATTATTCTTATCAATAATGGAATTCATCCCGGAGAAAGCGATGGTATAGATGCTACAATGATGCTGTTTCGGGATTTAGCTGGAGACTCTATTGCCGCGCCAAAAAATACTGTTTTAGCTACAATACCTATCTATAATATTGGAGGTGCTTTAAACCGAAATTCAACCAGCCGAACCAACCAAAATGGACCGGCTGAATATGGATTTCGAGGAAATGCGAGAAATTATGATCTTAATCGCGATTTTATAAAAGCAGATACGCGAAACACTAGAAGTTTTTACGAAATTTTTCATCACGTAAGACCAGATATTTTTATAGATAACCACGTAAGCAATGGCGCCGATTATCAATATACACTCACCCATCTTTTTACGCAACACAATAAATTGGGCGGGGAACTGGGAACTTATTTAGATGAGCAAATTATGCCTGCGCTGGAAGATTCTCTGGCCAAAAAGAATTGGGATATTACACCTTATGTAAATGTTTTTAATGAAGTTCCTGAAAACGGATTTTCTCAATTTAACGATTACCCACGCTATTCTACGGGATATACAACCCTATGGAATACTATTGGAATGATGGTAGAAACGCATATGCTAAAACCGTATCCAAAAAGAGTAAAAGGAACTTACGAATTGATGCGCAGTATGATTGGCATTGCAGAAAATGACCGGGAACGTATAAAAGATATTCGCAACCGTGCCTCCAGAAAATACCTGACAGATCGCTGGTATCCTATAAATTTTAAACCCGATATGGAAAATCCCAGCGAAAGAGAATTTAAAGGTTACGAAGGCGAAATGATTGCCAGTGAAGTTACCGGGAACGAGCGTTTAAAATATGATGGTAACAAGCATTTCACTAAACAAGTTGATTACTATAATAATTTTATTGCTCAAGACACCATTGAAATCCCAAGAGCGTATATCGTGCCGCAGGGATGGTGGCAATTAACCGATCTTTTAAAGCTGAACAATATAAAGCTTGAACCACTTCCGAGAGATACTACTTTATATGTAGAAACTTACAAAATAGAAGATTTCAAAACCAGGAATCAGGCTTATGAAGGTCATTATATGCATAGTGAAACCAAAATTTCCAAATCAATGGATTCAGTGAAGTTTAGAAAGGGAGATTTTGTGGTGAAAACTTTTCAGGATGGTGCACGCTATTTAATAGAAACCCTGGAACCCCAAGCACCAGATTCTTTCTTTAACTGGAACTTCTTTGATACAGTACTTCAGCAAAAAGAAGGCTTTTCTCCCTATGTTTTTGAAGATGTCGCTAAAAAGATGCTCGATGAAGATCCTGAATTAAAAGAACGTTTTGAAGAAAAGAAACGCAATGATGCTGAATTCTCAAACAGTTCTTATAATCAATTATCCTGGCTACATAAACAATCTCAACATTACGAAGCAGCACATTTACGCTACCCTATCTTTAGAATGCCGCGTTAA
- a CDS encoding NUDIX hydrolase: MYKVFVNDIPLILSTKKDFGENYVSLPIKKVRIKRIIKKISKGELLYVNLYHEKEEKLLKHLFKKLRVVTAAGGLVLNDKDEILFIYRKKRWDLPKGKTEKNETIEASAIREVEEETGVEGLKVTKFLQKTYHIFKRKGRYRLKVTHWYEMRTSYEGELRPETKEGIEKAKWKDLKKSQKALQKSYANIKLLFSEKYLTRHSKDRVA, translated from the coding sequence ATGTATAAAGTTTTTGTAAATGATATTCCCTTAATTCTCTCTACGAAGAAAGATTTTGGCGAAAATTATGTATCACTGCCCATTAAGAAGGTGAGGATTAAGCGGATAATTAAAAAAATTAGCAAAGGTGAATTGCTTTATGTGAATCTTTATCACGAAAAGGAAGAAAAACTGCTGAAGCACCTATTTAAGAAGTTACGCGTAGTTACTGCAGCGGGAGGATTGGTGCTAAACGATAAAGATGAAATTCTATTTATTTACAGAAAAAAGCGATGGGACCTGCCTAAAGGTAAAACCGAAAAGAATGAAACCATTGAAGCTTCAGCGATAAGAGAAGTGGAAGAAGAGACAGGGGTGGAGGGTTTAAAAGTCACCAAATTTCTGCAAAAAACTTATCATATTTTTAAACGAAAAGGCCGTTACAGGCTTAAAGTTACACATTGGTACGAAATGCGCACCTCATATGAAGGAGAGCTACGACCGGAAACCAAGGAAGGTATTGAAAAGGCCAAATGGAAAGATTTGAAGAAAAGCCAAAAGGCGCTGCAAAAATCTTATGCAAATATTAAACTTTTGTTTTCAGAAAAATATTTAACGCGGCATTCTAAAGATAGGGTAGCGTAA
- the pyrE gene encoding orotate phosphoribosyltransferase, which yields MILNKETARTTAELLLQIKAIKLDAQEPFTWASGWKSPIYCDNRIVLSYPPIRNHIREQFARQIEELYGKPDVIAAVATGAIGIGMLVAEILSLPFIYVRPEAKSHGRQNQIEGNLSEGQTVVVIEDLISTGNSSLNAVKALKEAKANIKGMLAIFTYGFKTADENFAKAGIELHTLSDYDFLLETAQKTNYINATEAGILREWRQDPANWKK from the coding sequence ATGATTTTAAATAAAGAAACAGCCAGAACAACTGCTGAACTGTTATTGCAAATTAAAGCAATAAAATTAGATGCACAAGAACCATTTACATGGGCCAGCGGTTGGAAGTCGCCAATATATTGCGATAATCGAATAGTACTCTCATACCCACCAATTAGAAATCACATACGTGAGCAATTTGCAAGACAAATTGAGGAGCTTTATGGTAAACCCGATGTTATTGCAGCTGTAGCAACTGGTGCTATTGGTATTGGGATGCTAGTAGCCGAGATTTTGAGCCTACCATTTATATATGTTCGTCCTGAAGCTAAAAGCCACGGTAGACAAAACCAGATAGAAGGAAATTTATCTGAAGGCCAAACGGTGGTGGTAATTGAAGATTTAATTAGCACCGGAAATAGCAGTCTAAATGCTGTTAAAGCTTTAAAAGAAGCTAAAGCAAACATAAAAGGAATGCTAGCCATCTTCACCTATGGTTTTAAAACTGCCGATGAAAACTTTGCAAAAGCGGGAATAGAACTACATACCCTTAGTGATTATGATTTCTTACTGGAAACTGCGCAAAAAACCAATTACATAAATGCTACTGAAGCCGGAATACTTAGAGAATGGCGTCAGGATCCTGCAAACTGGAAAAAATAA
- a CDS encoding SRPBCC family protein, protein MNIESPKVTADKSQQEMFNFLTKVENYEQLMPESKEVFEVRDEKTFVFGLKGMPVIKLEIQETVEPELVVLGSTSDKFDFKLKAHIAALNENKSEVQMEFEGEFNAMMAMMVKKPLTKFINTLAENIGKL, encoded by the coding sequence ATGAATATAGAAAGCCCAAAAGTTACTGCAGATAAAAGTCAGCAGGAAATGTTTAATTTTTTAACTAAGGTTGAAAATTATGAACAATTAATGCCGGAAAGCAAAGAAGTATTTGAAGTTAGAGATGAAAAAACTTTTGTTTTTGGCCTTAAAGGAATGCCTGTAATAAAATTAGAAATCCAGGAAACCGTAGAGCCAGAATTGGTTGTTCTTGGATCTACTTCAGATAAGTTTGATTTTAAATTAAAAGCACATATTGCCGCTTTAAACGAAAATAAGAGCGAAGTGCAAATGGAGTTTGAAGGTGAATTCAACGCGATGATGGCTATGATGGTTAAAAAACCATTAACGAAATTCATAAATACTCTAGCTGAAAATATTGGAAAGTTATAG
- a CDS encoding biotin--[acetyl-CoA-carboxylase] ligase, with the protein MRIIKVNATNSTNEFARELYRGNTSFEPVCVVAHEQTKGRGQRGSGWNSNAGENLTFSVLYPKIRVNINHQFLMSAAVSLSILKVLNKFNVPALKVKWPNDIMSARYKISGILIENILKNNEIAASVIGVGLNVNQTNFPGLPQASSLKLSTGNNFDLDELLKNITDEFEKKLIQINAKSETYILEEYAKNMFRRGQVSTFQLPNGEYLTGIIRGVTTSGRLNLEIEDAVFKTFELKEIKLMY; encoded by the coding sequence ATGCGTATAATCAAAGTTAATGCCACCAATTCTACTAATGAATTTGCCCGGGAACTCTACCGCGGGAATACGTCCTTTGAGCCGGTATGTGTAGTTGCTCACGAGCAAACAAAAGGACGCGGGCAGCGAGGGTCCGGATGGAATTCAAATGCAGGGGAGAACCTTACTTTTAGCGTACTATACCCAAAAATTAGAGTAAATATAAACCATCAATTTTTGATGAGTGCCGCGGTATCTTTATCTATTCTTAAAGTCTTGAATAAATTCAATGTTCCTGCCCTAAAAGTGAAATGGCCTAACGACATAATGTCAGCGCGCTATAAAATAAGCGGAATTCTTATTGAAAATATTCTGAAAAATAATGAAATAGCAGCTTCGGTCATAGGGGTTGGACTTAACGTAAATCAGACCAATTTTCCAGGCCTGCCACAAGCATCTTCACTTAAATTATCTACCGGAAATAATTTTGATCTTGATGAATTGCTAAAGAATATCACCGATGAATTTGAAAAAAAATTAATTCAAATTAATGCTAAATCTGAAACCTATATTTTAGAGGAATATGCGAAAAATATGTTCCGAAGAGGGCAGGTTTCAACATTTCAGCTGCCAAATGGCGAATATTTAACCGGGATTATCCGGGGCGTGACTACTTCAGGAAGATTGAATCTGGAAATAGAAGATGCTGTGTTTAAAACCTTTGAATTAAAAGAGATAAAACTGATGTATTAA
- the rsfS gene encoding ribosome silencing factor codes for MAKKEQNNDQLIAHIIKGIEEVKGNDIDILDLRQIENTVCDYFIICNGTSNTQVNAIVNSIQKTVSKALKDKPWHVEGGENAEWVLLDYVNVVVHVFQKHIREFYDIESLWGDAKITSIETNY; via the coding sequence ATGGCAAAAAAAGAACAGAACAACGATCAACTTATTGCGCATATAATTAAAGGAATTGAAGAAGTAAAAGGTAACGATATTGATATTCTTGACCTTAGGCAAATAGAAAACACCGTATGTGATTACTTTATTATTTGCAACGGTACTTCCAACACACAGGTAAACGCCATCGTGAATTCCATTCAAAAAACTGTAAGTAAAGCTCTTAAAGATAAACCCTGGCACGTAGAAGGCGGTGAGAACGCAGAGTGGGTACTATTAGATTATGTAAATGTGGTAGTTCACGTTTTTCAAAAGCATATACGAGAGTTTTACGATATTGAAAGTCTTTGGGGGGATGCAAAAATCACTTCCATAGAAACCAATTATTAA
- the ftsH gene encoding ATP-dependent zinc metalloprotease FtsH has translation MAKQQPKKNADPKKPKFSAYWIYAAIIIVFLGINFFSGGGFSEPAQTNPAEFLTYLRDGDVKKVEIVNRKQAKVYLTDEAAQKDIHKKANDPELFNTGAETPAYSFEFGDLQNLEDDIKEIKAENNLDTTVVYDTQSNVWGEVFWALLPFILIIGVWIFIMKKMSSGAGGGAGGQIFNIGKSKAKLFDQNTDVKTSFKDVAGLEGAKEEVQEIVDFLKHPDKYTSLGGKIPKGALLVGPPGTGKTLLAKAVAGEAKVPFFSLSGSDFVEMFVGVGASRVRDLFKQAKEKSPSIIFIDEIDAIGRARGKSNFSGSNDERENTLNQLLTEMDGFGTNTNVIVVAATNRADVLDKALMRAGRFDRQIYVDLPDLNERKEIFEVHLKPLKKVAEELDTEFLAKQTPGFSGADIANVCNEAALIAARKGNKAVGKQDFLDAVDRIVGGLEKKNKIITPDEKKAIAYHEAGHATVSWMLEHAAPLVKVTIVPRGQSLGAAWYLPEERLIVRPEQMLDEMCAALGGRAAEKVVFDKISTGALSDLEKVTKQARAMVTIYGLNDKVGNLTYYDSSGQSEYNFTKPYSESTSELIDKEISNLIETQYQRALDLLTKHKDKLGQLADILLDKEVIFKDDLERIFGKRPYDKEVLENKASAKKDTPKIEEKATETDEQNPAPGNGSEENTITEDNSVNK, from the coding sequence ATGGCGAAACAGCAACCCAAAAAAAATGCAGATCCTAAAAAGCCAAAGTTCAGTGCTTACTGGATTTATGCTGCTATAATTATAGTATTTCTCGGAATAAATTTCTTTAGCGGAGGCGGCTTTAGCGAGCCCGCACAAACCAATCCGGCTGAATTTCTAACTTACCTTAGAGATGGGGATGTAAAAAAAGTTGAAATTGTAAACCGGAAGCAAGCCAAAGTTTACCTTACCGATGAAGCTGCACAAAAAGATATTCATAAAAAAGCTAACGATCCTGAGTTATTTAACACTGGTGCAGAAACCCCTGCTTATAGTTTTGAGTTTGGAGATTTGCAGAATCTTGAAGATGACATTAAGGAAATTAAGGCAGAAAATAATCTAGACACTACTGTTGTTTACGATACTCAAAGCAATGTTTGGGGAGAAGTTTTCTGGGCATTATTACCTTTTATATTAATAATTGGAGTTTGGATTTTTATTATGAAAAAAATGAGCTCTGGAGCCGGTGGCGGTGCAGGAGGTCAGATTTTTAATATCGGGAAATCAAAAGCTAAATTATTCGATCAAAATACCGATGTTAAAACATCCTTTAAAGATGTTGCCGGTTTAGAAGGTGCTAAAGAAGAAGTTCAGGAAATAGTAGATTTCCTTAAGCATCCAGATAAATATACTTCTCTTGGTGGTAAGATCCCAAAAGGAGCTTTACTGGTAGGCCCTCCAGGAACAGGTAAAACTTTATTGGCGAAAGCTGTTGCCGGTGAAGCCAAAGTACCTTTCTTTTCCCTTTCAGGATCAGATTTCGTAGAGATGTTTGTAGGAGTTGGTGCTTCCAGGGTTCGTGATTTGTTTAAACAGGCCAAAGAGAAATCACCATCAATCATTTTTATTGATGAAATTGATGCGATTGGACGTGCACGTGGAAAAAGTAATTTTTCAGGATCTAACGATGAACGTGAAAATACTTTAAACCAGTTATTAACTGAAATGGATGGTTTTGGAACCAACACCAATGTGATTGTTGTTGCAGCAACCAACCGTGCAGATGTACTGGATAAAGCTTTAATGAGAGCAGGACGTTTTGACCGACAGATCTATGTTGATCTTCCAGATTTAAATGAGCGTAAAGAAATTTTTGAAGTTCACCTTAAGCCACTTAAAAAAGTAGCCGAAGAACTTGATACCGAATTTTTAGCAAAACAAACTCCAGGTTTTTCTGGAGCTGATATTGCCAATGTTTGTAATGAAGCTGCACTTATTGCTGCCCGTAAAGGCAACAAAGCAGTAGGAAAACAAGATTTTCTTGACGCTGTTGACCGAATTGTTGGCGGTCTCGAAAAGAAGAATAAGATTATTACTCCAGATGAGAAGAAAGCGATTGCATATCACGAGGCAGGTCACGCAACTGTGAGCTGGATGTTAGAGCACGCTGCCCCGCTGGTAAAAGTAACTATTGTGCCGCGTGGACAATCTCTTGGTGCCGCCTGGTATTTACCAGAAGAGCGCCTTATAGTTAGACCTGAGCAAATGCTCGATGAGATGTGTGCTGCCCTTGGTGGTCGTGCTGCAGAAAAGGTTGTTTTTGATAAAATTTCCACTGGAGCGCTAAGTGATCTTGAAAAAGTCACAAAACAAGCACGAGCAATGGTAACCATCTATGGGCTGAATGATAAAGTAGGAAATCTTACTTATTATGATTCTTCAGGGCAAAGTGAGTATAATTTCACCAAGCCTTATAGTGAAAGTACTTCTGAACTTATTGATAAAGAGATTTCAAACTTAATCGAAACTCAATATCAGCGTGCTTTAGATTTGCTTACCAAGCATAAAGATAAACTAGGGCAATTGGCAGATATCCTACTAGACAAAGAGGTAATCTTTAAAGATGACCTGGAGCGTATTTTTGGAAAAAGACCTTATGACAAGGAAGTCCTTGAAAATAAAGCATCTGCCAAAAAGGACACGCCAAAAATTGAAGAAAAAGCCACTGAAACCGATGAGCAGAATCCTGCCCCTGGAAACGGTTCTGAAGAGAACACGATAACCGAAGATAATTCAGTTAATAAATAG
- a CDS encoding LUD domain-containing protein: MSLFRRFLNPKSKSDKKQESPEKAERGKYMPEVKLPTDERFMLNFKNNGGKFLYCEDNKELQEAFDNILLENDWYEKDCFCLDPNLQDKFKGFNLNFNRSGAAPFFLSTCEYLIANDGSILISSNQIKECKLNDLPDNFVIISSTSQLIDTIGEGLRGIKFRNKQRIPSNITTIKNFETQKEGDFMSYGSSTKNLYLLLLEDL, encoded by the coding sequence ATGAGTCTATTTAGAAGATTTCTTAACCCTAAATCTAAATCAGACAAGAAGCAGGAATCTCCTGAAAAAGCTGAACGGGGTAAATACATGCCGGAGGTAAAATTACCTACTGATGAGCGTTTTATGCTTAATTTTAAGAATAACGGCGGTAAATTTCTATATTGTGAAGATAATAAGGAACTGCAGGAGGCTTTTGATAATATTTTGCTTGAAAATGATTGGTATGAAAAAGATTGTTTTTGCTTAGATCCCAATCTTCAAGATAAATTTAAGGGATTCAACCTTAATTTTAATAGATCTGGAGCTGCACCATTTTTCCTTTCAACTTGTGAATACCTGATAGCTAATGATGGGTCTATCCTTATTTCTTCTAATCAGATTAAAGAATGCAAACTCAACGATTTACCAGATAACTTTGTTATTATTTCTTCTACAAGCCAATTAATTGATACTATTGGCGAAGGTCTTCGCGGCATTAAGTTTAGAAACAAACAGCGAATTCCTTCTAATATCACTACCATCAAAAATTTTGAAACTCAAAAAGAAGGAGATTTTATGAGCTATGGAAGTAGCACAAAAAACCTATATTTGCTCCTGTTGGAAGATTTATAA